Proteins encoded by one window of Torulaspora delbrueckii CBS 1146 chromosome 2, complete genome:
- the PGK1 gene encoding phosphoglycerate kinase (similar to Saccharomyces cerevisiae PGK1 (YCR012W); ancestral locus Anc_1.428) has product MSLSSKLTVKDLNLKDKHVFIRVDFNVPLDGKTITSNQRIVAALPTIKYVLEHQPKVVVLASHLGRPNGERVDKYSLKPVAAELEKLLGKPVTFLNDCVGPEVNKAVDGAKPGSVILLENLRYHIEEEGSKKVDGKKVKASKEDVDKFRKELKSLADVYINDAFGTAHRAHSSIVGFDLPERAAGFLLAKELEYFGKALENPVRPFLAILGGAKVADKIQLIDNLLDKVNSIIIGGGMAFTFKKVIDNTEIGDSIFDKAGAEIVPKLVEKAKKNNVELVLPVDWVAGDAFSADANTKIVTEKEGIPAGWQGLDSGPESRKLFAAAVAKAKTIVWNGPPGVFEFEKFAAGTKALLDEVVKSCEAGNTVIIGGGDTATVAKKYGATDKISHVSTGGGASLELLEGKVLPGVDFLSEKK; this is encoded by the coding sequence ATGTCTCTATCTTCTAAGTTGACTGTCAAGgacttgaacttgaagGACAAGCATGTCTTCATCAGAGTTGACTTCAACGTTCCATTGGACGGTAAGACTATCACTTCCAACCAAAGAATTGTCGCTGCTTTGCCAACTATCAAGTACGTTTTGGAACATCAACCAAAGGTTGTTGTCTTGGCTTCCCATTTGGGTAGACCAAACGGTGAAAGAGTTGACAAATACTCTTTGAAGCCAGTTGCTGCTGAATTGGAAAAACTTCTAGGTAAGCCAGTTACTTTCTTGAACGATTGTGTCGGCCCAGAGGTCAACAAGGCTGTTGACGGTGCTAAGCCAGGTTCCGTTATCTTGTTGGAGAACTTGCGTTACCACATCGAGGAAGAAGGTTCCAAGAAGGTTGACGGTAAGAAGGTCAAGGCTTCCAAGGAAGACGTCGACAAATTCagaaaggaattgaaatctttggCTGATGTTTACATCAACGATGCTTTCGGTACCGCTCACAGAGCTCACTCTTCTATCGTTGGTTTCGACCTACCAGAACGTGCTGCCGGTTTCTTGTTGGCCAAGGAATTGGAATACTTCGGTAAGGCTTTGGAAAACCCAGTTAGACCATTCTTGGCTATTTTGGGTGGTGCTAAGGTCGCTGACAAGATCCAATTGATCGACAATTTGTTGGACAAGGTTAACTctatcatcattggtggtggtatGGCTTTCACTTTCAAGAAGGTCATTGACAACACTGAAATTGGTGACTCTATCTTCGACAAAGCTGGTGCTGAAATCGTTCCAAAGTTGGTCGAAAAGGCTAAGAAGAACAACGTTGAGCTTGTCTTGCCTGTTGACTGGGTCGCTGGTGACGCTTTCTCCGCTGACGCTAACACCAAGATCGTTACCGAAAAGGAAGGTATTCCAGCTGGCTGGCAAGGGTTGGACTCCGGTCCAGAATCTAGAAAGTTGTTTGCTGCTGCTGTAGCAAAGGCTAAGACTATTGTCTGGAACGGTCCACCAGGTGTCTTCGAATTCGAGAAGTTCGCCGCTGGTACCAAGGCTCTATTGGACGAAGTTGTCAAGTCCTGTGAAGCTGGTAACACTGTTATCATCGGTGGTGGTGACACTGCTACTGTTGCTAAGAAGTACGGTGCCACTGACAAGATCTCTCACGTCTCCACTGGTGGTGGTGCTTCCTTGGAATTGTTGGAAGGTAAGGTTTTGCCAGGTGTCGACTTCTTGTCTGAAAAGAAATAA
- the ADP1 gene encoding putative ATP-dependent permease ADP1 (similar to Saccharomyces cerevisiae ADP1 (YCR011C); ancestral locus Anc_1.427), producing the protein MRDFRSLNMLLIAFVGVFLIASPVFAARETGRTTLLSKKESGYGRTMEDDDDKCPPCFNCALPIFECKQFSECNTNTGRCECLAGFTGDDCSIPVCGGLSDDNDKRPRRPDDTNECECDVGWGGINCNICEEDSVCDAFMPEKGLKGTCYKNGMIVNKLYQGCNVTNEKILEILNGKIPQVTFSCDKKTEGCNFQFWIDRKESFYCGLDTCSFEYDLKTNSSHYNCKDVQCKCVPDAMLCGANGSIDISDFLTETIKGPGDFSCDLDAKNCQFKEPSMNDLIETIFGDPYITLHCESGECLHYSEIPGYNPPSKDIAMSWHAKVILSLTSMSLLALITFVSFYISKSTLFKNGTIHLVDEVETLDESFLKSDNAAALSFENITYNVSSSKTDENILKGISGIIKPGQMMALLGGSGAGKTTLLDILAMKRKTGQVTGSIKVNGSDIPRKDFTKLIGFVDQDDYLLPTLTVYETVLNSALLRLPRSFSFAAKQTRVYQVLEELRILDIKDRVIGNDFERGISGGEKRRVSIACELVTSPLILFLDEPTSGLDANNANNVVECLVRLAKTYNRTLVLSIHQPRSNIFQLFDKLVLLSNGEMVYSGDAIRVGEFLRNNGYRCPSDYNIADYLIDITFESQGAKKRFAASSPSDDIEASAALFNPSSKKDSVHPALEDRTNSVGSFNQREWEHFAGHRDEIRNLLSESSDPQAETVGSMNTKLLNNKFKEGPYFAELKFDIDTLIANHEQSPIQLPQSLKSATFLQQLSILCSRTFKNIYRNPKLLLANYLLTLVLALFLGTLYYDVSNDISGFQNRMGLFFFILTYFGFVTFTGLSSFAMERIIFIKERSNNYYSPLAYFISKILSDVLPLRVIPPTLLALVVYPLVGLNMKNQAFFIFIGVLILFNLGISLEILAIGIIFEDLNNSIIFSVLVLLGSLLFSGLFINTKDITSAAFKYLKNLSLFYYAYESLLINEVKSLTLRETKYGLKIEVPGATILSTFGFVVQNLAFDIKVLGLFNMFFLLVGYLALKLIVVEQK; encoded by the coding sequence ATGAGAGATTTCCGTTCGCTTAATATGTTATTGATTGCCTTTGTTGGAGTGTTCCTTATTGCCTCCCCTGTATTTGCCGCTAGAGAAACTGGGCGAACAACTTTATTGAGTAAGAAAGAATCGGGCTATGGCAGGACCatggaagatgatgatgataaatgTCCACCTTGTTTTAACTGCGCGCTGCCGATTTTTGAGTGTAAGCAGTTTTCTGAATGTAATACAAACACTGGTAGATGTGAGTGTTTAGCAGGTTTCACAGGTGATGATTGTTCTATACCTGTTTGTGGTGGTCTTTCAGATGATAACGACAAGAGACCTCGTCGCCCTGATGACACCAACGAATGTGAATGTGATGTCGGCTGGGGTGGTATAAACTGTAATATCTGCGAAGAAGATTCTGTATGTGATGCATTTATGCCTGAGAAGGGGTTAAAAGGTACTTGTTATAAGAATGGGATGATTGTAAACAAGTTGTATCAAGGTTGTAATGTAACCAATGAAAAAATTCTGGAGATTCTTAATGGGAAGATACCGCAAGTTACTTTCTCGTGTGATAAGAAGACTGAAGGTTGTAATTTTCAGTTTTGGATAGATCGTAAGGAGAGTTTTTACTGTGGGTTGGATACTTGTTCTTTTGAATACGATTTGAAAACCAATTCATCGCATTACAACTGTAAGGATGTTCAATGTAAATGTGTTCCAGACGCGATGCTTTGTGGAGCAAACGGGTCGATTGATATTTCTGATTTCTTAACTGAGACTATTAAGGGACCCGGTGATTTCAGTTGTGATTTGGATGCTAAGAACTGTCAGTTTAAGGAACCTTCTATGAATGATTTGATCGAAACAATTTTTGGTGACCCATATATCACGCTGCATTGTGAATCTGGTGAATGTTTGCACTACAGTGAGATCCCAGGTTATAATCCTCCTTCTAAGGATATTGCAATGTCGTGGCATGCAAAAGTGATCCTGAGTTTGACGTCGATGTCGTTGTTGGCCTTGATCACATTTGTCTCGTTTTACATCTCAAAATCAACccttttcaagaatggtaCCATCCATTTggttgatgaagtggaAACTCTTGACGagagtttcttgaaatccGATAATGCTGCAGCATTGAGTTTTGAAAATATCACTTACAATGTTAGTAGTTCGAAGACTGACgaaaatattttgaaaggtaTTAGTGGTATCATTAAGCCTGGCCAGATGATGGCTTTACTTGGTGGTTCTGGTGCCGGTAAAACTACTTTGTTAGACATCTTGgcgatgaagaggaagactGGTCAAGTTACGGGAAGCATTAAGGTAAACGGTTCCGATATCCCCAGGAAGGATTTTACAAAATTGATTGGATTTGTGGACCAAGATGATTACTTATTACCTACTTTGACTGTCTACGAAACTGTCTTGAACAGTGCTCTCTTGCGTCTGCCAAGATCATTCTCGTTTGCTGCTAAACAGACAAGAGTCTATCAAGTTTTGGAGGAATTAAGAATACTTGATATTAAGGACCGCGTCATTGGTAACGATTTCGAAAGAGGCATCAGTGGTGGTGAAAAGAGGCgtgtttcaattgcttgcGAGCTAGTGACCAGTCCATTGATACTTTTCTTAGATGAGCCAACTTCAGGCTTGGATGCCAACAACGCAAACAATGTCGTAGAATGTCTTGTCAGATTGGCCAAGACATACAATAGAACTTTGGTTCTCTCAATTCATCAGCCAAGATCTAATATCTTCCAGTTGTTCGACAAGTTAGTGTTATTGAGTAATGGTGAAATGGTATACTCTGGAGATGCTATTCGCGTCGGTGAATTCTTGCGTAATAATGGCTATCGCTGTCCTTCTGATTATAACATTGCGGACTATCTTATCGACATTACTTTCGAATCACAAGGtgcaaagaaaagattcGCTGCAAGTTCCCCTAGTGATGACATTGAGGCTTCCGCCGCGCTCTTCaatccttcttcaaagaaagattcagTTCATCCAGCGCTGGAAGACAGGACTAATTCTGTGGGTTCCTTCAATCAACGTGAATGGGAACATTTTGCTGGACATAGGGATGAGATCAGAAATCTACTATCGGAAAGCAGCGATCCTCAAGCAGAGACTGTTGGTTCAATGAACACGAAGTTGTTGAATAACaagttcaaagaaggtCCTTATTTTGCAGAGCTCAAGTTCGATATCGATACATTGATTGCAAACCATGAACAATCACCTATTCAATTGCCACAATCCTTAAAATCAGCAACCTTTTTGCAACAATTGTCCATCTTGTGCTCAAgaaccttcaagaacattTACAGGAACCCAAAACTGCTTTTGGCAAACTACTTGTTGACTTTGGTACTTGCCTTGTTTTTGGGAACTCTTTACTATGATGTATCGAACGATATCAGTGGATTCCAAAACAGAATGggtctcttcttctttatcttGACCTATTTCGGTTTTGTGACATTCACTGGTCTAAGCTCCTTTGCAATGGAGAGAATCATTTTTATCAAGGAGCGTTCAAACAATTACTACAGTCCATTGGCCTACTTCATCAGTAAGATACTGAGTGATGTTTTGCCCTTAAGAGTCATCCCTCCAACTCTGTTGGCTTTGGTGGTTTATCCATTGGTGGGACTTAACATGAAGAATCAAGCATTTTTTATCTTTATCGGTGTTctcatcttgttcaacCTGGGCATTTCATTAGAAATACTAGCGATCGGTattatctttgaagatctgaACAATTCGATCATCTTCAGTGTCTTGGTCCTGTTGGGATCTCTATTGTTCAGCGGCTTGTTCATCAATACCAAGGATATTACGAGTGCGGCCTTCAAGTATCTCAAGAACCTCTCCTTGTTCTATTACGCCTATGAGTCGCTGTTGATTAATGAAGTCAAGAGTTTGACGTTGAGAGAAACGAAATATGGACTCAAAATCGAAGTTCCAGGTGCTACTATCTTGAGTACATTTGGGTTTGTTGTGCAGAATCTAGCCTTCGATATCAAGGTTCTCGGGCTATTCAACATGTTTTTCCTCTTGGTAGGTTATCTGGCATTGAAGCTAATTGTCGTAGAACAAAAGTAG
- the RPC34 gene encoding DNA-directed RNA polymerase III subunit C34 (similar to Saccharomyces cerevisiae RPC34 (YNR003C); ancestral locus Anc_1.426), translating to MNSLLGSSIDLSDNARELHNKMLVGGIGAMYTQPELQQHSGLGSLNDLMTIVQELLDKNLIKLIKQNNELKFQAVDVSEAQKKSAMSAEEALVYSYIEASGREGIWTKTIKAKTNLHQHVVLKCLKSLESQRYVKSVKSVKFPTRKIYMLYNLQPSIDVTGGPWFTDSELDVEFINSLLTIVWRFVSERTYPNGFKNFSQGQKERLYAPSVNNHSTTQEILDFISAAQVANVELSTANIRSLCDVLVYDDKLEKVTHDCYKVTLQSVRQMTQSGVSSKEDTGFSIFDYFNIISPSQGEKEAVYIDEWPL from the coding sequence ATGAATAGCCTACTAGGGTCGTCAATCGACCTATCAGACAATGCCAGAGAACTCCATAACAAGATGTTAGTCGGTGGGATCGGCGCTATGTACACACAGCCCGAATTACAACAGCATTCAGGGCTCGGTTCTCTAAATGACCTGATGACCATCGTACAGGAACTACTTGACAAGAACCTTATCAAACTAATCAAGCAAAACAATGAGCTGAAATTCCAAGCCGTGGATGTATCAGAGGCCCAAAAGAAATCTGCAATGTCTGCAGAAGAAGCGCTAGTGTACTCCTACATCGAGGCAAGTGGTAGAGAAGGTATATGGACCAAGACAATCAAGGCAAAGACCAATCTACACCAACATGTAGTACTAAAATGCTTAAAGAGTTTGGAATCACAAAGATATGTCAAGAGTGTCAAGAGTGTCAAATTCCCAACCAGGAAAATTTACATGCTCTACAATTTACAACCGTCGATCGATGTCACTGGTGGACCCTGGTTCACGGACAGTGAACTAGACGTagaattcatcaacagtCTACTGACGATCGTTTGGAGATTTGTATCTGAACGAACATACCCCAACggattcaagaatttcagcCAGGGCCAAAAAGAGAGACTTTACGCACCAAGTGTAAATAACCACTCAACCACACAAGAAATATTAGACTTCATCTCCGCAGCCCAGGTTGCAAACGTCGAATTGAGTACCGCTAATATCCGTTCACTATGTGACGTTCTAGTTTACGATGACAAACTTGAGAAAGTAACACACGACTGCTATAAAGTAACTTTACAAAGCGTAAGACAGATGACCCAAAGCGGGGTGAGTTCGAAAGAAGACACGGGATTTTCGATCTTTGATTATTTCAACATCATTTCACCTTCACAGGGTGAGAAGGAAGCCGTTTACATAGACGAATGGCCCTTATGA
- the ADY2 gene encoding Ady2p — MSDKEQVSHNTDGHEPVYDPENVGADAELGKIYTTGDNNQYLYIGRQKFLKSDLYEAFGGTLNPGLAPPSLHKFANPAPLGLSAFALTTFVLSMFNARAMGILVPNVVVGLAMFYGGLVQLIAGIWEIALENTFGGTALCSYGGFWLSFAAIHIPWFGILTAYEDHEEDLSNALGFFLLGWCIFTFLLTICTLKSTVMFFALFFLLAITFLLLSIGEFTGRVGVIRAGGVLGVIVAFIAWYNAYAGVATRQNSYILARPYALPTNERTIF; from the coding sequence ATGTCCgacaaagaacaagttAGTCACAACACTGATGGTCATGAACCAGTATATGATCCTGAGAACGTAGGTGCAGATGCTGAGTTGGGTAAGATCTATACCACTGGTGACAATAATCAATATTTGTACATTGGACGtcagaaatttttgaaaagtgaTTTATATGAAGCTTTCGGTGGTACTTTAAACCCAGGTTTGGCTCCCCCATCATTGCACAAATTTGCTAATCCTGCTCCATTGGGTTTGTCTGCTTTCGCTTTGACTACTTTTGTCTTGTCGATGTTTAACGCTCGTGCAATGGGCATTTTGGTGCCCAATGTCGTCGTCGGATTGGCAATGTTTTACGGTGGGCTTGTGCAATTGATAGCAGGGATCTGGGAAATTGCTTTGGAAAATACTTTTGGTGGTACTGCGTTGTGCTCCTACGGTGGGTTTTGGTTAAGTTTTGCTGCAATTCATATTCCTTGGTTTGGTATTCTAACCGCTTACGAAGATCACGAGGAAGATTTGAGCAATGCATTAGGTTTTTTCTTACTAGGGTGGTGTATCTTCACTTTCCTACTGACTATCTGTACTTTGAAATCTACGGTGATGTTCTTTGCCCTGTTTTTCTTACTGGCGATCACTTTCCTACTGTTATCGATTGGAGAGTTTACTGGTAGAGTCGGTGTCATTAGAGCAGGTGGTGTTTTAGGTGTGATTGTTGCGTTCATTGCCTGGTACAATGCATACGCAGGTGTTGCCACCAGACAGAACTCCTACATCCTAGCCCGTCCATATGCACTACCAACCAACGAAAGAACTATCTTTTAA
- the TDEL0B05790 gene encoding acetate uptake transporter family protein (similar to Saccharomyces cerevisiae ADY2 (YCR010C) and ATO2 (YNR002C); ancestral locus Anc_1.425): MNDYEFKDSQEHLSDFESPQAVHDNGPESQTAEPVHRIFTTGSNNEYIHIGRQKFLKNDLIEAFGGTLNPGLAPPSLHKFANPAPLGLSGFALTTFVLSMFNAKAMGIVIPNVVVGPAMFYGGLVQLVAGIWEIALENTFGGTALCSYGGFWLSFGAIYIPWFGILDAYENKESELASALGFYLLGWCIFTFGLSVCTMKSTVMFFALFFLLGVTFLLLSIGEFTGKESIDRAGGVVGVIVSFIAWYNAFAGLTNKQNSYIIAHSIPLPSNERHL; this comes from the coding sequence ATGAACGATTACGAATTTAAAGATTCACAAGAACATCTAAGCGATTTTGAGTCACCGCAGGCGGTGCATGATAATGGGCCGGAATCACAAACAGCTGAACCAGTGCATAGGATTTTTACAACGGGCTCTAATAATGAGTATATTCATATTGGTCgtcaaaaatttttgaaaaatgatttgatcGAGGCATTTGGTGGTACGTTGAACCCTGGTTTGGCTCCACCTTCATTACACAAATTTGCAAATCCTGCTCCTTTGGGACTTTCAGGTTTTGCATTGACTACTTTTGTCTTGTCGATGTTCAACGCCAAGGCAATGGGGATTGTGATACCAAATGTGGTAGTAGGGCCTGCTATGTTTTATGGTGGTCTAGTACAATTAGTCGCTGGGATTTGGGAAATTGCTTTGGAAAATACTTTTGGTGGTACTGCGCTGTGCTCCTACGGTGGGTTTTGGTTAAGTTTTGGTGCTATTTATATTCCATGGTTTGGGATACTTGACGCATATGAGAATAAAGAATCAGAACTGGCTTCAGCATTGGGATTCTATTTACTCGGTTGGTGTATATTCACGTTTGGACTCAGTGTCTGTACGATGAAATCAACCGTAATGTTCTTTGCACTCTTTTTCTTACTAGGGGTAACTTTCCTGCTCTTATCCATAGGAGAGTTTACTGGTAAAGAAAGCATTGATAGAGCAGGTGGTGTTGTCGGCGTCATAGTCTCGTTCATCGCCTGGTACAATGCATTCGCAGGTCTAACGAATAAACAAAACTCCTATATCATCGCCCACTCCATACCACTACCATCAAACGAAAGACATCTATAA
- the RVS161 gene encoding amphiphysin-like protein RVS161 (similar to Saccharomyces cerevisiae RVS161 (YCR009C); ancestral locus Anc_1.424) has translation MSWEGFKKAINRAGNSVIVKNIDKTIDKEYDIEERRYRVLQRAGEALQKESKGYLDSLRAVTASQVTVAEVISNLYDDSKYISSGGYNVGNYYLQCVQDFDSETVKQLDGPFREAVLDPVSKFSGYFKEIDEAIKKREHKKQDYDAAKAKVRRLVDKPAKDASKLPRSEKEMALAKDIFDNLNDQLKQELPQLIALRVPYYDPSFEALVKIQLRFCTDGYTRLAQIQQYLDQQSRDDYANGLLDDKIADLLQQMQSLDICALGFK, from the coding sequence ATGAGTTGGGAAGGGTTTAAAAAGGCTATCAACAGAGCGGGCAACAGTGTCATCGTGAAGAATATCGATAAGACAATTGATAAGGAGTATGATATCGAAGAACGTCGTTACAGAGTGCTACAAAGGGCCGGTgaagctttgcaaaaggAGTCCAAGGGTTATTTGGATTCTTTAAGAGCTGTTACAGCTTCTCAAGTTACCGTTGCTGAAGTGATATCTAACTTATACGACGATTCAAAGTACATCAGCAGTGGTGGTTACAACGTGGGTAACTACTATTTACAATGCGTGCAAGATTTCGATTCAGAGACTGTTAAGCAGTTGGATGGTCCATTTAGAGAAGCAGTCCTCGACCCTGTGTCGAAATTCTCTGGttatttcaaagagatcgACGAGGCAATTAAAAAGAGAGAACACAAGAAACAGGATTACGATGCTGCCAAGGCTAAAGTTCGTAGGTTGGTCGATAAACCTGCGAAGGATGCATCCAAGCTACCCAGATCTGAGAAGGAAATGGCATTGGCGAaggatatctttgataattTGAATGACCAACTTAAACAGGAATTACCACAATTGATTGCATTAAGGGTACCATACTACGATCCAAGTTTCGAAGCTTTAGTCAAGATCCAGCTGAGATTTTGTACTGATGGTTACACAAGATTGGCCCAAATTCAACAGTATTTGGACCAACAATCAAGGGACGATTACGCAAACGGCCTGCTTGATGATAAGATTGCCGACCTGTTACAACAAATGCAAAGTTTGGATATATGTGCTTTAGGATTTAAGTAG